One Persicobacter psychrovividus DNA window includes the following coding sequences:
- a CDS encoding histidine kinase, whose protein sequence is MKVNLETTNTVMARVEDDFLMNTLNNLYSMSLLDDGRLTDSLVKLSDYFRYQYRSAELDKIPIKEEVQFLRSYFYLQRLRFNNHLDINFIHAIDRNHYISPGVFFPLLSLAFNMLQRRVVDKLGFSAKLQSSADRIELVMDIVKPDDFRSSVFSAQLDGALEKLRQAYKGQFKISIDERTNQFLVVISILPWLE, encoded by the coding sequence ATGAAAGTAAACTTAGAGACTACAAATACAGTGATGGCCCGTGTGGAGGATGATTTTTTGATGAATACGTTGAATAACCTGTACTCCATGTCTTTGTTGGACGATGGCAGGCTGACGGATTCTTTGGTCAAACTATCCGATTATTTTCGATATCAGTACCGATCAGCAGAATTGGACAAAATACCGATTAAAGAGGAGGTGCAGTTTTTACGATCGTATTTCTATTTGCAGAGATTGCGATTTAATAATCATCTTGACATTAATTTTATACACGCAATTGATCGAAATCATTACATCTCCCCAGGGGTTTTCTTTCCTCTATTAAGTCTTGCGTTCAACATGTTACAACGCAGGGTTGTGGATAAATTGGGCTTTTCAGCCAAATTGCAATCCAGTGCAGATCGCATAGAATTGGTGATGGATATTGTCAAACCTGACGACTTCAGGTCTTCGGTGTTTTCAGCTCAGCTTGATGGGGCTTTGGAGAAATTGAGGCAGGCTTATAAGGGGCAATTTAAAATATCTATTGACGAACGGACGAATCAGTTTTTGGTGGTCATTAGTATTTTGCCATGGTTGGAATAA